A genome region from Myroides fluvii includes the following:
- a CDS encoding alpha-2-macroglobulin family protein, whose translation MKNKIVLTVVCLLLAFLQACKKDATQDFPLSDPKDFSEYITAFTTGMISSKTPIDIALTKNWGEWKDQQEVDAKFFTISPAVKGKLHYLANQTLRFEPAERLKQDQKYYITFHLGKLTTVEPDQQAFSFLVHTVPQQFTAEFTDLQSTDKDTYILNGVLKSSDWISTANIKKIAIAQQGKQSLELSFQTNDAQEAKEFPFSIRGIKRQKESSELTLTLDAKAVQLEQKTTLNFDVPAKDVFQVHQVLTTIGDNHAFAINFSNPIKKNQNLEGLIRLQGLELPLTFLVEGNLIKVYSEKALPEEVTLNVQEGISDSYGTKLSNIYTETITFAIPKPEVQLLQNGTILPSSENLKINFKATSLKAVDVKVYKVFQNNILQFLQSNNLDGSYSLYTVAAPIAKTTIELTNPDPKALMRWNAYALDLSTLIKPDPGAIYHVKFSFKKAYAINCSTEETEEIEVEEEELSPEDDEYEYYYRYYPWEEKEDPCSDAYYYYMQMPSTNVLASDLALIVKGGSDNVYTAVVTNILTTAPVNGATVEFYSYQQQLLASAKTDNDGIAKVNLGKNKAYFALAKQDNNTTYIKIDQANALSVSNYDVDGTTLQKGMNGYMYTERGVWRPGDDIHIGFILDDMANPLPENHPIKLTLSDPFGKVTEQMVQKKNAANHYAFRIKTDTEAPTGNWEAVIQVGGAKFYKRIKVETIKPNRLKIKNNAEGKVITSDYYNKQVDYNVEWLQGSTAKNLRAEVQIKLLPEQTTFKTYPNYRFNNSLSSYATEDINVYSGRTSESGSFSFALNLKNTVENSAMLKAILTTKVYENGGDVSTDVSTLTYSPYASYVGIKAPEANKYGYYETDKPLVFSIVSVDSDGKAVGQNVRVDVYRKKGYWWWSSNESGVSNYNASDYYSLYRSDEINTSSKGGTKYELKIPEQDWGNYEVVLTNLNSGHIASHQVYVDWPYWSAKTKHKEGKDAIALSIATDKKEYTVDEKIKLSFPSSEGGRALVSVESGSSVLSTHWVQTKQGETTFELPATAAMAPNAYINITLIQPHAYTINNAPIRLYGIAPISVYNKKTKLEPEIIMPDKLRPEDKFTLKVKEKNGHKMTYTVAIVEDGLLDLTRFKTPTPWQNFYSKSALGVRTWDVFDYIIGAYGGTINQVFSIGGDEDLGAGQVKKANRFKPVVIFSGPHTLEKGKTASHEIKLPKYIGSVRTMIVASNTENRAYGNTDKTVKVNNPLMILGSLPRRAVPGEKITLPVTVFAMENHVKNVQISVKTDDKFKISGASNQQLTFSEPDEKIAYFELEVANKTGISKIEIEATSGKEKATYSIELDVLNPNPVTTRTQIVSIDPQSEENLDWNPFGIGGSNKATLELSTFPNINLTSRLNYLITFPHGCTEQITSGVFPQLYLADLITLDDSKKQSIQRNVNEGIQRLAQRQFSDGGFAYWPGNSYADDWATSYVGHFYLEAEKKGYALPVNSKSNWISYQQKMARQWKSNTRYNTDFAQAYRLYTLALAGQPDIASMNRLRETQGISTNTKFRLAAAYALAGQKEAAQKLIANLSLDEIAGYSYYGSYERNLAMVLETMIHSKGNKIKTHEYAIELANKLGSSQWMSTQTTAYALNAIASYVNIHKPSDGINTLYTYNGQAATVNTTKAMVHAELKNIKSSNTLAVQNKSNAVVYARLTSSGILPVGQEQADQSNLAIKTTYRATNGLAINPTSIQQGTEFICDITISNTSNRSIENVALTHIVPSGWEIVNLRYTDAGGTENQVDYTDIRDDRSLFYFTLNANSTKTLKVTLNASYLGNYYLPGVQANAMYDNAYRCRTIGQWVEVIK comes from the coding sequence ATGAAGAACAAAATTGTACTAACTGTAGTGTGTCTGCTCTTAGCCTTCCTACAGGCTTGTAAAAAAGACGCTACTCAGGACTTTCCTCTATCGGATCCCAAAGATTTTAGCGAATATATCACTGCGTTTACCACGGGGATGATTTCCTCTAAAACGCCAATTGATATCGCCTTAACTAAAAATTGGGGAGAATGGAAAGATCAACAAGAAGTAGATGCTAAATTCTTTACCATTTCACCTGCTGTAAAAGGTAAATTACATTATTTAGCCAATCAAACTTTGCGTTTTGAACCTGCAGAACGCCTAAAACAGGATCAGAAGTACTACATCACGTTTCACTTGGGAAAACTGACAACGGTAGAACCCGATCAACAGGCATTTTCATTTCTAGTTCACACCGTACCTCAGCAATTTACCGCTGAATTTACCGATTTACAATCGACGGATAAGGATACTTACATCCTCAATGGAGTCCTTAAATCAAGTGATTGGATTAGTACAGCAAACATCAAAAAAATAGCAATAGCGCAACAAGGAAAACAGTCTCTAGAACTTTCTTTCCAAACCAATGACGCTCAAGAAGCAAAGGAATTTCCCTTTAGCATTCGCGGCATTAAGCGCCAAAAAGAAAGCAGTGAGTTGACCTTAACCTTAGATGCGAAAGCCGTCCAATTGGAACAAAAAACAACGTTAAACTTTGATGTCCCAGCGAAAGATGTATTCCAAGTTCATCAAGTGCTCACTACAATTGGCGATAATCACGCTTTTGCGATTAACTTTTCCAACCCCATCAAGAAGAACCAAAACTTAGAGGGATTAATCCGTTTACAAGGTTTAGAGTTACCGCTCACTTTCTTGGTTGAAGGGAATCTCATCAAAGTATATAGCGAAAAAGCTTTGCCTGAAGAAGTAACCTTAAATGTTCAAGAGGGTATCAGTGACAGTTACGGCACTAAATTAAGCAATATTTATACTGAAACCATCACGTTTGCCATTCCGAAGCCAGAGGTACAATTGTTGCAAAATGGTACAATACTTCCTTCATCTGAAAATTTAAAGATTAATTTTAAAGCTACTTCTTTAAAAGCCGTAGATGTCAAAGTATATAAAGTATTCCAAAACAATATTTTACAATTCTTACAATCCAACAATTTAGACGGTTCATATTCCCTCTATACCGTTGCAGCACCTATTGCTAAAACAACGATTGAATTGACCAATCCCGATCCAAAAGCATTAATGCGTTGGAACGCTTATGCCTTGGATCTATCTACATTAATCAAACCAGATCCAGGAGCCATTTACCACGTAAAATTCTCTTTTAAGAAAGCGTATGCAATCAACTGTTCAACAGAGGAGACTGAAGAAATTGAAGTAGAAGAAGAAGAATTATCTCCTGAGGATGATGAATACGAATATTACTATCGCTATTACCCATGGGAAGAAAAAGAAGACCCTTGTTCAGATGCTTATTACTATTACATGCAAATGCCTTCAACGAATGTATTGGCGAGTGATTTAGCACTCATTGTAAAAGGAGGAAGTGACAATGTTTATACTGCTGTTGTAACGAATATTCTAACGACTGCACCTGTGAATGGAGCTACGGTAGAATTCTACAGCTATCAACAACAACTATTGGCTTCTGCCAAAACAGATAATGACGGAATTGCCAAAGTAAACTTAGGCAAAAACAAAGCGTATTTTGCCCTTGCTAAACAAGACAACAATACAACGTATATTAAAATTGACCAAGCGAATGCCTTATCAGTGAGCAACTACGATGTAGATGGCACAACACTACAAAAAGGGATGAATGGTTATATGTATACTGAACGCGGGGTTTGGCGTCCGGGAGATGACATCCACATTGGTTTCATCTTGGACGACATGGCCAATCCCTTACCTGAAAATCACCCAATTAAATTGACGCTATCGGATCCATTTGGAAAAGTAACGGAACAAATGGTGCAGAAGAAGAATGCAGCCAATCACTATGCATTCAGAATCAAAACGGATACCGAAGCACCAACAGGAAATTGGGAAGCGGTTATTCAAGTCGGTGGAGCTAAATTTTACAAACGCATCAAAGTAGAGACTATTAAGCCCAATCGTCTTAAAATAAAAAATAATGCAGAAGGAAAAGTCATCACTTCAGATTACTACAACAAACAAGTAGATTACAACGTAGAATGGCTGCAAGGAAGCACAGCTAAAAATTTAAGAGCGGAAGTACAAATCAAACTTCTTCCAGAACAAACCACGTTTAAAACCTATCCAAACTATCGTTTCAACAATAGTTTATCTTCTTATGCAACAGAAGATATCAATGTTTATTCGGGAAGAACAAGTGAAAGCGGAAGTTTTTCATTTGCTTTAAATTTAAAAAACACGGTTGAGAACTCAGCCATGCTAAAAGCGATACTAACGACAAAAGTATATGAAAACGGCGGAGATGTTTCTACGGATGTCTCTACATTGACCTATTCTCCCTATGCAAGTTACGTTGGAATAAAAGCGCCTGAGGCGAATAAATACGGCTATTACGAAACAGACAAACCATTGGTTTTCTCCATTGTTTCGGTGGATAGTGATGGAAAAGCCGTAGGCCAAAATGTACGCGTGGATGTCTACCGAAAAAAAGGATACTGGTGGTGGAGTTCGAATGAATCAGGAGTTTCGAACTACAATGCGTCAGATTATTACAGCTTATACCGTTCAGATGAAATTAACACATCATCAAAAGGGGGTACGAAATACGAGTTAAAAATCCCCGAACAAGATTGGGGTAATTATGAAGTCGTATTGACCAATTTAAACAGTGGACATATTGCCTCTCACCAAGTGTATGTAGATTGGCCTTATTGGTCCGCGAAAACCAAGCACAAAGAAGGGAAAGACGCCATCGCCTTATCTATTGCAACGGACAAAAAAGAATATACCGTTGATGAAAAAATAAAACTATCGTTTCCTTCAAGTGAAGGAGGTAGAGCCTTAGTTTCAGTAGAGAGCGGTAGTAGTGTTTTATCTACGCATTGGGTACAGACCAAACAAGGAGAAACGACCTTTGAATTGCCTGCAACAGCGGCCATGGCTCCAAATGCGTATATCAACATTACCCTTATCCAGCCTCATGCTTATACGATCAACAATGCTCCTATTCGCTTATATGGTATTGCACCAATTAGTGTGTACAACAAAAAAACGAAGTTGGAGCCTGAAATTATCATGCCGGATAAATTGCGTCCAGAAGACAAATTCACCCTCAAAGTGAAAGAAAAAAATGGACACAAAATGACCTATACCGTAGCGATTGTTGAAGATGGTCTGTTAGATTTAACGCGTTTCAAAACGCCAACACCTTGGCAAAATTTCTATAGCAAATCGGCTTTAGGAGTTCGTACATGGGACGTTTTTGATTATATTATCGGTGCTTATGGCGGAACCATCAACCAAGTATTTAGCATTGGTGGAGATGAAGATTTAGGTGCAGGTCAAGTGAAAAAAGCAAATCGCTTTAAACCTGTTGTTATTTTCTCTGGCCCTCATACCTTAGAAAAAGGAAAAACCGCCTCACATGAAATCAAATTACCAAAATACATCGGTTCGGTTCGAACCATGATTGTGGCTTCAAATACAGAAAATAGAGCGTATGGAAACACAGACAAAACGGTAAAAGTGAATAATCCGTTGATGATTTTAGGATCCTTACCAAGGAGAGCCGTTCCTGGAGAGAAAATCACCCTACCTGTAACCGTATTTGCAATGGAAAATCACGTTAAAAACGTACAGATTTCCGTTAAAACAGATGATAAATTCAAAATCAGTGGAGCATCAAATCAGCAACTAACCTTTAGTGAACCTGATGAGAAAATCGCTTATTTCGAATTAGAAGTAGCAAACAAAACAGGTATTTCCAAAATTGAAATTGAAGCAACTTCAGGTAAAGAAAAAGCGACGTATAGCATCGAGTTGGATGTACTCAATCCAAATCCTGTAACCACGCGTACGCAAATCGTGAGCATTGATCCACAAAGTGAAGAAAACTTAGATTGGAATCCCTTTGGAATTGGAGGAAGCAACAAAGCGACTTTAGAGCTTTCTACTTTCCCGAATATCAATTTGACTTCGCGTTTGAACTACTTGATTACCTTCCCTCATGGATGTACAGAACAAATCACTTCAGGTGTTTTTCCACAGTTGTATTTAGCAGATTTAATCACCTTAGATGACAGCAAAAAACAAAGCATTCAACGCAATGTAAATGAAGGAATTCAGCGTTTGGCTCAACGTCAATTCTCCGATGGTGGATTTGCATATTGGCCCGGCAATAGTTATGCGGATGATTGGGCGACTTCTTATGTAGGTCACTTCTATCTTGAAGCAGAGAAAAAGGGATATGCCCTACCTGTGAATAGCAAATCCAATTGGATTTCCTACCAACAAAAAATGGCTAGACAATGGAAGTCAAATACGCGTTACAATACCGATTTCGCACAAGCGTATCGTTTATACACCCTAGCATTAGCTGGTCAACCCGATATCGCTTCTATGAACCGATTGAGAGAAACGCAGGGCATCTCAACCAATACTAAATTCCGTTTGGCAGCGGCATATGCTTTAGCGGGACAAAAAGAAGCGGCTCAGAAATTAATCGCCAATCTATCATTGGATGAGATTGCGGGCTATTCATACTATGGTTCTTACGAAAGAAACTTAGCCATGGTTTTAGAAACGATGATTCACAGCAAGGGCAATAAGATTAAAACACATGAGTATGCCATTGAACTGGCAAATAAACTAGGTTCATCTCAATGGATGAGTACTCAAACAACTGCTTACGCCTTAAATGCAATTGCAAGCTATGTCAATATACACAAACCAAGTGATGGAATTAATACACTATACACGTATAATGGACAAGCTGCTACGGTAAACACAACCAAAGCGATGGTTCACGCAGAATTGAAAAACATCAAATCAAGCAATACCTTGGCCGTACAAAACAAGAGCAATGCTGTAGTATATGCGCGTTTAACTTCAAGTGGTATTTTACCTGTTGGACAAGAACAAGCGGATCAAAGTAACTTGGCGATTAAGACAACGTATCGCGCTACCAATGGCTTGGCGATTAACCCGACAAGCATTCAACAAGGAACGGAGTTCATCTGTGATATAACCATTTCCAATACGAGCAACCGCAGTATTGAAAACGTCGCTTTAACGCATATTGTGCCCTCGGGATGGGAGATTGTCAATTTGCGTTATACAGATGCAGGTGGAACAGAAAATCAGGTGGATTATACCGATATCCGCGATGATCGTTCACTCTTCTACTTTACCTTAAATGCCAATAGCACAAAAACGCTGAAAGTAACCTTGAATGCGTCGTATTTAGGAAATTACTACCTACCAGGAGTACAAGCCAATGCGATGTATGACAATGCCTACCGTTGTCGAACAATCGGACAATGGGTAGAAGTAATTAAATAG
- the pbpC gene encoding penicillin-binding protein 1C, which produces MKFKPNLKWKSWSTKKKVLAILVGIALIAYYFCLPPTLFEAPYSTVIESKDHQLLAAQIASDGQWRFPETNKVPDKFKTCITLYEDEYFTYHWGFNPVSMVKAFVSNLSANKVKRGGSTLTQQTIRLARDGKRRTYFEKIIELIQATRLEFKYSKQSILKLYASHAPFGGNVVGLDVAAWRYFGTAPEQLSWAESATLAVLPNAPRLIYPGKNQEILLSKRNALLKKLLEANKIDQNTYDLALTEPLPQKPHELPQLAPHLLQYIAKTNKEERLVTTIDHQVQQRANDIIFNYYLHYKQAEVYNIAALIVDVENRDIIAYIGNAPTTTAHQKDVDIIQANRSTGSILKPFLYAAMLDDASLLPHQLVADIPVVISGYKPTNFSNSYEGATTANDALSRSLNIPFVLMLQQYGVYRFYDNLQQLQLSSINKYPDHYGLSLILGGAESSLWQLTRAYAGMVGTVNYYNQEQSYRTKEIQELNWKADYVQSYGETSKEKTIWGAGAIYNTFEALTKVNRPEGDEAWQYYDSALKIAWKTGTSFGGRDAWAIGVNKKYVVSVWVGNATGEGRPSISGVRMAGPILFDLFKLLPKQKDIAAPLNDLEEVAICPNSGYIAGPHCPQTKTDLIPFRAKKTALCPYHKLIHLDASKQYQVNSQCEAIDQIKPTPWFILPPTMAYFYRKSHSDYQDLPPFRVDCYVQDPLKKIEFIYPKHGEHIYLTKNFYSELQPFVAKASASSANKTLFWYLNEQYLGSTRQFHELAIHGKMGLNYLSITDEEGHTQTIAFYLEKQE; this is translated from the coding sequence ATGAAATTCAAACCCAATTTAAAATGGAAGTCCTGGAGCACTAAGAAAAAGGTGCTTGCTATTCTCGTAGGTATCGCTTTGATTGCCTACTATTTTTGTTTGCCTCCAACTTTGTTTGAAGCTCCTTATTCTACTGTTATTGAAAGCAAGGACCATCAACTTTTAGCCGCTCAAATTGCCTCGGATGGACAATGGAGATTTCCTGAAACAAATAAAGTGCCCGATAAATTTAAAACGTGCATCACCCTGTATGAAGATGAATACTTTACCTATCATTGGGGATTCAATCCCGTTTCTATGGTTAAGGCGTTTGTTTCGAATCTATCAGCGAATAAAGTAAAACGCGGAGGTAGTACCTTAACGCAACAAACCATACGCCTAGCAAGAGATGGTAAAAGGCGAACTTATTTTGAAAAAATAATCGAGCTGATTCAAGCGACTCGTTTAGAATTTAAGTATAGCAAGCAATCTATTTTGAAACTCTATGCCTCACATGCTCCTTTTGGAGGAAATGTCGTAGGATTAGACGTGGCTGCTTGGCGGTACTTTGGAACCGCCCCTGAGCAACTTTCTTGGGCAGAAAGTGCAACATTAGCTGTACTGCCCAATGCGCCTAGATTGATCTATCCTGGCAAAAACCAAGAAATTCTCTTAAGCAAGCGCAATGCCTTACTTAAAAAGCTCTTAGAAGCGAACAAAATCGATCAGAACACGTACGATTTAGCCCTTACCGAACCACTCCCTCAAAAGCCACATGAGTTGCCCCAACTAGCCCCTCATCTCTTGCAATATATTGCTAAAACCAATAAAGAAGAGCGTTTGGTCACTACAATTGATCACCAAGTACAACAACGCGCAAACGATATTATTTTCAATTATTACTTGCATTATAAACAAGCCGAAGTATACAATATTGCAGCACTTATTGTCGATGTAGAAAATAGAGATATTATCGCCTATATTGGCAACGCACCAACCACCACTGCGCATCAAAAAGATGTTGATATCATCCAAGCCAACAGAAGTACTGGAAGTATTTTAAAGCCCTTTCTCTATGCTGCAATGCTAGATGATGCATCGCTCTTACCCCACCAATTGGTTGCGGATATACCTGTGGTAATTTCAGGTTACAAACCCACTAACTTTTCCAATAGTTACGAGGGAGCCACGACGGCGAATGATGCGCTATCGCGTTCGCTGAACATTCCCTTTGTATTGATGTTACAACAGTATGGTGTTTATCGTTTTTATGACAACCTACAGCAGTTGCAATTATCATCGATCAACAAATACCCCGATCACTATGGTTTATCCTTAATCTTAGGAGGTGCTGAAAGTAGCTTATGGCAGTTAACTAGAGCATATGCTGGGATGGTGGGTACAGTCAACTATTACAACCAAGAGCAATCCTATCGCACTAAAGAGATTCAAGAATTAAATTGGAAGGCAGATTATGTACAATCCTATGGAGAGACTTCCAAAGAAAAGACGATTTGGGGCGCAGGAGCGATTTACAACACCTTTGAGGCCTTAACAAAAGTAAATAGACCCGAAGGTGATGAAGCTTGGCAATATTACGACTCAGCCCTTAAAATTGCATGGAAGACAGGAACGAGTTTTGGAGGGCGAGATGCTTGGGCCATTGGTGTGAACAAAAAATACGTTGTCAGCGTATGGGTAGGCAATGCCACTGGAGAAGGACGTCCTTCGATTAGCGGAGTGCGCATGGCAGGTCCGATTCTCTTTGATTTATTCAAACTACTACCCAAGCAGAAGGATATAGCAGCACCGTTGAATGACTTAGAAGAAGTAGCTATTTGTCCTAATTCAGGTTATATCGCAGGTCCTCATTGTCCTCAAACGAAAACCGATTTGATCCCCTTTCGCGCAAAGAAAACCGCGCTTTGCCCGTATCACAAACTCATTCATTTGGATGCTAGTAAGCAATATCAGGTAAACAGCCAATGCGAAGCCATTGATCAAATTAAACCAACACCTTGGTTCATTTTACCCCCAACGATGGCTTATTTTTACAGAAAATCACATAGTGATTACCAAGATTTACCTCCCTTTAGGGTAGACTGTTATGTGCAAGATCCACTCAAAAAAATAGAGTTCATTTACCCAAAACACGGAGAACATATTTACTTGACCAAAAACTTTTATTCCGAATTGCAGCCTTTTGTAGCCAAGGCGAGTGCTAGTAGCGCTAACAAAACGCTGTTTTGGTACTTAAACGAACAGTATTTAGGTTCAACCCGACAATTTCACGAATTGGCTATACACGGAAAAATGGGACTTAACTACCTCTCGATTACAGACGAAGAAGGTCATACACAAACCATAGCATTCTACCTTGAAAAACAGGAATAA
- a CDS encoding nucleoside deaminase translates to MDIFTDDYFMRIALSEAQFAFEKGEIPVGAIVVSDNKIIAKCHNLTELLHDVTAHAELQAVSSAANYLDAKYLKSCTLFVTLEPCQMCAGALYWSQISRVVWGASDEKRGFQTMGGQLHPKTAVTSGVLAEECATLMRSFFEKRR, encoded by the coding sequence ATGGATATTTTTACTGATGACTATTTTATGCGCATTGCCTTGAGTGAAGCTCAATTTGCCTTTGAAAAAGGAGAAATTCCCGTTGGTGCCATTGTTGTTTCTGACAATAAGATTATCGCTAAATGCCATAATCTAACCGAATTACTTCACGATGTTACAGCCCATGCGGAACTACAAGCTGTTTCATCTGCTGCAAATTATTTAGATGCTAAATATCTGAAATCATGCACTTTATTCGTAACTTTAGAACCCTGTCAGATGTGTGCAGGCGCACTCTATTGGAGTCAGATTTCACGCGTAGTATGGGGGGCAAGCGATGAAAAAAGAGGTTTTCAGACTATGGGTGGGCAACTTCATCCAAAAACTGCTGTAACTTCTGGTGTTCTAGCGGAGGAATGTGCAACACTCATGCGTTCATTTTTTGAAAAAAGAAGATAA
- a CDS encoding Rne/Rng family ribonuclease, giving the protein MNKELIIRSNSDTVDFALLKDGKLIELHREREADEGNGFQVGDIFIAKIRKPVPGLNAAFVHVGFEKDAFLHYHDLGPNLKTLLKFTKLVSGGKLKDFALENFVFEDEIDKDGAITDVLSANQSLLVQIVKEPISTKGPRISSELSIAGRYVVLVPFSNRISISQKIESKEEKERLKKLVQSIKPKGFGVIVRTVAEDMKVSEIDKDLRNLMSKWNSMCKKLTTAHHPSKVLGEVNKASSILRDVFNDTFTGIITDDEDLYYQTKDYLQEIAPAKVSIVKHYQSREVPIFEKYSIERQIKTSFGKTVSMSKGAYLIIEHTEALHVIDVNSGNRSNKAQSQEDTALEVNLIAAAEIARQLRLRDMGGIIVVDFIDMGNPENRKTLYDFLKEEMSDDKAKHKILPPSKFGLIQITRQRVRPEVSIETREEDPNEHGEIEAPILVIDKIRARIENIIARDPSCKIILNTHPFVAAYLTKGLPSLRMKWWMEFRKWIKIVPRDAYTYLEYHFFDDKGKEISE; this is encoded by the coding sequence AATGGTTTTCAAGTGGGGGATATTTTTATCGCTAAAATTAGAAAACCCGTTCCCGGATTAAATGCTGCGTTCGTGCACGTAGGTTTTGAAAAAGATGCTTTTTTGCATTATCACGACCTGGGACCGAACTTAAAAACGCTACTCAAGTTCACTAAACTTGTAAGTGGAGGTAAATTAAAAGATTTCGCCTTAGAAAACTTTGTTTTTGAAGATGAAATAGATAAAGATGGTGCCATTACGGATGTGTTGAGTGCTAATCAATCTTTGCTTGTTCAAATTGTCAAAGAACCTATTTCAACAAAAGGACCACGCATTAGTTCTGAATTGTCAATCGCAGGTAGATATGTAGTACTTGTGCCTTTTTCAAATCGAATCTCGATTTCGCAAAAAATCGAATCGAAAGAAGAAAAGGAACGATTAAAGAAATTAGTACAGTCCATCAAACCCAAAGGTTTTGGTGTAATCGTGCGTACAGTTGCCGAAGATATGAAGGTAAGCGAGATTGATAAAGATCTGCGCAACTTGATGTCGAAGTGGAACAGCATGTGCAAAAAGTTAACAACCGCACATCATCCTTCGAAAGTGTTGGGTGAAGTAAATAAAGCTTCCTCAATATTACGCGATGTTTTTAATGATACTTTTACGGGTATTATTACAGATGATGAGGATTTGTACTATCAAACCAAGGACTATTTGCAAGAGATTGCTCCTGCAAAGGTGTCGATTGTGAAGCATTACCAATCGAGAGAAGTTCCCATTTTTGAGAAATACAGTATTGAACGCCAAATTAAAACCTCTTTTGGTAAAACGGTTTCTATGAGCAAAGGTGCTTATTTGATTATAGAACATACGGAGGCGTTACATGTCATTGATGTGAATAGTGGAAATCGTTCAAACAAAGCTCAGTCACAAGAAGATACAGCCCTTGAAGTCAATTTAATTGCCGCTGCAGAAATAGCGCGTCAATTGAGATTGAGAGATATGGGGGGAATTATAGTGGTCGATTTTATTGATATGGGGAACCCAGAGAATAGAAAAACACTATACGATTTCTTGAAGGAGGAGATGAGCGATGATAAAGCCAAACACAAAATTTTACCACCAAGTAAATTTGGATTGATCCAAATCACTAGACAACGCGTTCGACCAGAAGTGTCAATCGAAACTAGAGAAGAGGATCCAAATGAACACGGTGAGATCGAAGCCCCAATCTTAGTTATCGACAAGATTAGAGCTCGAATCGAAAATATTATTGCAAGAGATCCATCTTGTAAAATAATCTTGAATACACACCCTTTTGTGGCCGCCTATCTAACGAAAGGATTGCCTTCCTTGAGAATGAAGTGGTGGATGGAGTTCAGGAAATGGATCAAAATTGTACCGCGTGACGCTTACACGTATTTAGAATACCATTTCTTTGATGATAAAGGAAAGGAAATATCAGAATAA